A genomic region of Xyrauchen texanus isolate HMW12.3.18 chromosome 29, RBS_HiC_50CHRs, whole genome shotgun sequence contains the following coding sequences:
- the ugt5f1 gene encoding UDP glucuronosyltransferase 5 family, polypeptide F1: MLCCLHSLFCRKTSMHLRMDYIFVVSYIILTLTFQVQCGKILVFPHEGSHWVNMNVLIQELHSRGHHVTVIRALDSWYISEESPHYVSMTVPFSLGGDEEFYSTFVSRQLQIKRQGLSAWTRFSLDMELKDKFSEMHRKICEMVIHIIEKDPVLIEKLKEANFDLMLSDPVNGGGVVLAHYLHLPIVFNVRWTIHGEAHFGIAPSPLSYVPFPLSQLTDNMTFLQRTYNMLFYGIRIFLYKRIVGPHYSALCNRYFGSDLDYFELFQAADIWLMRVDFVFEFPRPTMPNVVYIGGFQCKPAKDLPKDLENFVQSSGEHGVIVMSLGTLVGQLPLDIADEMASAFAQFPQKVIWRYTGERPSTLGNNTLMVNWFPQNDLLGHPKTRVFVSHGGTNGLFEAIYHSVPVVGLPLVFDQEDNLSKMRHKGVANVLDIATIDRHLFKKALQEVLNEPSYKKNIQRLSILHRDTPLKPLDSALFWIEFVMRHKGAAHLRTDSYKMPWYSYYSVDVVVFLVLILSLVVCIIFNMIRFLCRRLCVKGNRTKQD; encoded by the exons ATGCTGTGTTGTTTGCACTCTCTGTTCTGCAG AAAGACTTCTATGCACCTAAGGATGGATTATATTTTTGTTGTCTCGTACATcattctaaccctaaccttccaaGTTCAGTGTGGCAAAATCCTGGTGTTTCCTCATGAAGGCAGTCACTGGGTGAACATGAATGTTTTGATTCAGGAGCTTCATTCCAGAGGTCATCACGTCACAGTGATACGGGCCCTTGACAGCTGGTACATCTCGGAGGAATCGCCTCACTACGTGTCCATGACGGTTCCCTTTTCACTGGGTGGAGATGAGGAATTCTACAGTACTTTCGTTTCTAGACAGCTACAGATCAAGAGGCAGGGACTTTCTGCATGGACCAGATTCAGTTTGGACATGGAACTCAAAGACAAGTTTTCTGAAATGCATAGGAAGATCTGTGAAATGGTGATCCATATAATCGAGAAAGATCCTGTCCTGATAGAAAAACTCAAGGAGGCTAATTTTGACTTGATGTTGTCCGATCCAGTCAACGGAGGGGGTGTTGTGCTTGCACACTATCTCCATCTACCAATCGTTTTCAATGTCCGCTGGACAATACATGGAGAGGCGCATTTCGGAATAGCTCCATCCCCACTCTCATATGTTCCGTTCCCGCTTTCTCAGTTGACTGATAACATGACCTTTCTTCAGAGGACGTACAACATGCTGTTCTACGGCATTCGTATTTTCCTCTACAAGCGCATCGTTGGCCCTCATTATAGTGCTTTGTGCAACCGTTATTTTGGCTCTGATTtagactattttgaattatttcaaGCAGCTGATATTTGGCTGATGAGGGTGGATTTTGTCTTTGAGTTTCCACGTCCAACGATGCCAAACGTGGTATATATCGGTGGTTTCCAGTGTAAACCAGCAAAAGACCTCCCAAAGGATCTTGAGAATTTTGTACAAAGTTCTGGAGAACATGGAGTCATCGTTATGTCTTTGGGTACATTGGTTGGACAGCTTCCACTTGACATCGCAGATGAAATGGCTTCTGCATTTGCTCAGTTTCCACAAAAGGTGATTTGGAGATACACAGGAGAGCGACCTTCTACACTGGGCAACAACACTTTAATGGTTAACTGGTTTCCACAGAATGATCTTTTAGGACATCCAAAGACCAGAGTTTTTGTGTCTCATGGTGGAACTAATGGTCTATTTGAAGCCATTTACCATAGTGTTCCAGTTGTAGGGTTACCACTTGTTTTTGACCAAGAGGATAACCTTTCAAAAATGAGACATAAAGGTGTAGCAAATGTTTTAGACATTGCGACTATAgatagacatttatttaaaaaggcGTTACAGGAAGTGCTTAATGAACCGTCCTACAAGAAAAACATCCAGAGACTGTCAATTCTCCATAGAGACACTCCATTAAAACCACTCGACAGTGCCCTCTTCTGGATTGAGTTTGTCATGAGACACAAAGGTGCTGCTCATCTTCGTACAGACTCTTATAAAATGCCCTGGTACTCATACTACAGTGTAGATGTTGTAGTGTTCTTGGTGTTAATTTTGTCTTTGGTCgtttgtattatatttaacatGATACGATTTTTATGTCGCCGGTTGTGTGTAAAAGGAAATAGAACAAAACAAGATTGA
- the LOC127623178 gene encoding UDP-glucuronosyltransferase 2C1-like, whose product MWILCLSLALLSSFVPVRHCGNILVVPLEGSHWVNMDILIKALYNHGHNITVLRTTRSWYTKENATHYSSVTVPVSESLDEEFVKPILKRLFAVERSATSVFNFVSLQFEMFAAMTKVHEMVCRMVRTMFEDDDLMQSLREQQYDVMLTDPAWGAGLMLAHYFNIPLVYNVRWITSGEGHHAIAPSPTSYIPMTGSGLTDKMTFNQRMKNLLFYVLMDIQHRFLIKPQYQAVCNKYFHPHVDFYELLQGADIWLMRVDFVFEFPRPIMPNFIYIGGFQCMPANPLPQHLEDFVQGSGEHGVIVMSLGTFVSELPRDITEDIAAAFARMPQKIVWRHLGEKPTTLGNNTLLVDWMPQNDLLGHPKTRVFVAHGGTNGVQEAIYHGIPVVGMPLFFDQYDNLLRLKERGAAKMLSLSTVNENIFYQAVQEVFTEPSYRKNMQRLSDLHRDTPLKPLDSALFWIEFVMRHKGAAHLSNEAYKMPWYSYYSVDVVLFVLAMVLVPVFLTVALVRWVCIRLHGRSKIKNE is encoded by the coding sequence ATGTGGATTTTGTGTCTTTCTTTGGCACTGTTGAGCAGCTTTGTGCCTGTCCGCCACTGTGGAAACATTCTGGTAGTTCCCTTGGAAGGAAGCCATTGGGTGAACATGGACATCCTAATCAAGGCACTGTACAATCACGGCCACAACATCACTGTGTTACGTACAACCAGAAGCTGGTACACAAAGGAAAACGCAACCCATTACAGTTCTGTTACAGTGCCTGTCAGTGAAAGCCTTGATGAGGAATTCGTTAAGCCCATTCTAAAGCGATTATTTGCTGTTGAGCGGAGTGCAACCTCAGTGTTTAATTTTGTTAGTCTCcagtttgaaatgtttgctgcaatGACTAAAGTCCATGAGATGGTTTGCAGAATGGTTAGGACCATGTTTGAGGATGATGACTTGATGCAGTCGCTACGAGAACAGCAGTATGATGTCATGCTCACAGACCCAGCGTGGGGTGCTGGTCTCATGTTGGCTCACTACTTTAACATCCCACTAGTCTACAATGTGAGATGGATTACTAGTGGAGAGGGACACCATGCCATTGCACCTTCTCCAACATCATACATCCCAATGACCGGATCAGGGTTAACTGATAAAATGACGTTCAATCAGAGAATGAAAAACTTGTTGTTTTATGTACTCATGGATATTCAGCATAGATTCCTAATAAAACCTCAGTATCAGGCTGTCTGTAATAAATACTTTCATCCACATGTTGATTTTTATGAGCTTCTACAGGGTGCTGATATTTGGCTTATGAGGGTGGATTTTGTCTTTGAATTTCCTCGTCCAATAATGCCAAATTTTATTTACATTGGTGGCTTTCAGTGCATGCCAGCCAATCCCCTACCACAACATCTGGAGGACTTTGTGCAAGGTTCTGGAGAACATGGAGTCATTGTCATGTCTTTGGGGACGTTTGTTAGTGAACTTCCACGAGACATAACTGAAGATATTGCTGCCGCTTTTGCAAGAATGCCACAGAAGATTGTTTGGAGACATCTTGGAGAGAAACCAACTACTCTAGGCAACAACACATTACTGGTTGATTGGATGCCACAGAATGATCTTCTTGGACATCCAAAGACCAGAGTGTTTGTAGCTCATGGGGGAACCAATGGAGTTCAGGAAGCCATTTACCATGGTATTCCAGTGGTTGGAATGCCACTTTTCTTTGACCAATATGACAATCTCCTTCGGCTGAAAGAGAGAGGAGCTGCAAAGATGCTGTCCTTGAGCACTGTCAATGAGAATATCTTCTATCAAGCGGTGCAGGAAGTGTTTACAGAACCTTCCTACAGGAAAAACATGCAGCGACTGTCCGATCTCCATAGAGACACTCCATTAAAACCACTCGACAGCGCCCTCTTTTGGATTGAGTTTGTCATGAGACACAAAGGTGCAGCTCATCTGAGCAACGAGGCCTATAAAATGCCCTGGTACTCATACTACAGTGTAGATGTTGTACTGTTTGTTTTAGCAATGGTTTTAGTACCTGTGTTTCTAACAGTGGCATTGGTCAGATGGGTGTGCATTAGATTACATGGcagaagtaaaataaaaaatgagtag